A genomic region of Populus nigra chromosome 11, ddPopNigr1.1, whole genome shotgun sequence contains the following coding sequences:
- the LOC133668187 gene encoding COP1-interacting protein 7-like: MMDSGIDPDASLDYATIQIFPTKNKYEIFVCGDDEVEKLAVGLLEQLLPHLPEVRKLYAKGTNAIFKLQVTGELSNVPWFTKSTLNRFLKIAGSLDLVNTSKSIEGEISQLEEARKFHLSLSAQGHQDHSKSGQTGGYDSIETESTVKAEAKIALSDTSRNELLRAMDLRLTALKTELATALNHASGAACSCKEITYLVEFCDYFGARDLKNSLCKILELSQKGEADVLLNDDKHSSTIDNASKMDEDAPISRPVYSLPPVKYGVSPAKAAQVERQSLSDSEESSDSSDENKKSVERSRALSRSAAPRRSASPMRRVQIGRAGSHRAAALTIKSLNFYPTRERTSSHRDAAEISSEEEGSEQSSKKPEAHVRRMSVQDAINLFERKQKDQSVDALKKSLSSNISLCTNKSVLRRWSSGVAESSSLCQQELSSEDSVPLPCNDIADKEISNNLVEEKLESDFTPGGQNLSETAEVDGELERWEEMEQHADVETDANGAQGKERNGRTADSVEWSRQKEAELNEMLMKMMESRPVKTQKPKTVKNQNIPSEQRGGFYDHYKEKRDRKLRGENTEKRAEKEAQFRAMQQILDARKAEIATTNVKDVGKKHPPSKPQKSFKNPSPSADLRKDSLKSSATKKVSSKTTTLPATRKSWPSTPPTRGPVSSPSKTPGISSAGTRPRNRKSQSTVSLPRSNAKVERSQPQHRIVKETRADANKSLKGVKEKRQQTVTKSGKTTKTKAAAVLEDGSAMVPSKPSFYNKVTKKSTVVPVESKPFLRKGSRSGPPIVNKTKDSSQPGESSVNCGSMSESQENEVIVNASVEVSEHKDQDNVAESHFGAAMDSETVGNSHQNSGEVENFKELATDVDDGFKDTVQSSANFQSEEDSVISPSAWVEIEEQKDLPSIHGDATTQLSPPVRAAPVGFPSQGVRHSLSQMLQEDNNSEPDIVEWGNAENPPSVVYQKDAPKGLKRLLKFARKSKGDANMTGWSSPSVYSEGEDDGEESKAINKRNTDNLLRKAAHHSKDSGQQQTSFFEGYDRNVNAHELLLAQSNISKFNAQSSHQLHKGNVSTATSTTKATRSFFSLSAFRGSKPNETKFH, from the exons ATGATGGACAGCGGAATAGATCCTGATGCATCTCTGGATTATGCTACGATTCAGATCTTTCCAACTAAAAACAA GTACGAGATATTTGTTTGTGGTGATGACGAGGTTGAGAAATTAGCTGTTGGCCTGCTGGAGCAACTCTTGCCACATTTGCCAGAAGTACGTAAATTGTACGCTAAAGGAACTAATGCTATCTTCAAACTCCAAGTAACAGGAGAACTCAGCAATGTACCATGGTTCACAAAATCAACTTTGAACAG ATTCCTGAAAATTGCTGGTTCACTTGATTTAGTGAATACCAGCAAGTCTATTGAGGGTGAGATCTCCCAATTGGAGGAGGCCAGaaaatttcatctttctttaTCTGCTCAG GGGCATCAGGATCATTCTAAAAGTGGACAAACAG GTGGCTATGACTCAATTGAGACAGAATCAACAGTCAAA GCTGAAGCGAAAATTGCATTATCAGATACTTCAAG AAATGAATTGCTGCGAGCTATGGACCTGAGGCTTACTGCATTAAAAACAGAATTGGCTACAGCCCTAAACCATGCTTCTGGTGCTGCCTGCTCCTGTAAAGAAATCACTTATTTGGTAGaattttgtgattattttgGCGCAAGAGATCTAAA GAATTCTTTGTGCAAAATCTTAGAATTGAGCCAAAAGGGTGAGGCGGATGTACTCCTAAATGACGACAAGCATTCTTCAACAATTGACAATGCAAGCAAGATGGATGAAGATGCTCCAATTTCAAGACCTGTATATTCATTACCACCAGTAAAATATGGTGTTTCACCAGCAAAGGCTGCCCAGGTTGAGCGACAGAGCTTATCTGACAGTGAAGAGTCTTCAGATTCgagtgatgaaaataaaaaatctgtgGAAAGAAGTCGAGCTCTTTCAAGATCCGCAGCACCTAGAAGGTCAGCTTCTCCAATGCGGAGGGTTCAAATTGGGAGAGCTGGCTCACACAGGGCAGCTGCACTAACAATTAAAAGCCTGAACTTTTATCCTACCAGAGAAAGGACATCATCTCATAGAGATGCAGCTGAAATTAGTAGTGAGGAGGAAGGATCTGAACAATCCAGTAAGAAACCTGAAGCTCATGTCCGAAGGATGAGTGTTCAAGATGCGATCaatctttttgaaagaaaacaaaaggatcaaaGTGTAGATGCCCTAAAAAAGAGCTTGTCATCGAACATTTCTCTCTGTACAAATAAATCTGTTTTAAGAAGATGGAGTTCTGGTGTTGCAGAAAGTTCCAGTCTCTGCCAACAAGAACTTAGTTCAGAAGACTCTGTTCCTCTTCCTTGCAATGATATTGCAGATAAAGAAATCTCAAATAATTTGgttgaagaaaaattagagtCTGATTTTACACCAGGAGGTCAAAATCTTTCTGAGACTGCTGAAGTTGATGGAGAGTTGGAGAGATGGGAAGAAATGGAACAGCATGCAGATGTTGAAACAGATGCTAATGGAGCccaaggaaaggaaagaaatggAAGAACAGCAGACTCAGTGGAATGGAGTCGACAAAAGGAAGCAGAGTTGAACGAGATGTTGATGAAAATGATGGAAAGCAGGCCGGTGAAAACCCAAAAGCCTAAAACTGTCAAAAACCAAAATATCCCTTCTGAGCAGAGGGGTGGATTTTATGATCACTACAAGGAGAAGAGGGATAGGAAACTTAGAGGAGAGAATACTgaaaagagagcagaaaaagaAGCGCAATTTAGAGCAATGCAGCAAATTCTTGATGCGAGAAAAGCTGAAATAGCTACCACAAATGTGAAGGATGTTGGTAAGAAGCATCCACCAAGCAAACcccaaaaatctttcaaaaatccATCTCCATCTGCAGATCTCCGAAAAGACAGCctaaaatcttctgccacaAAAAAGGTTTCATCTAAAACAACGACCTTGCCTGCCACTCGTAAATCATGGCCATCAACACCACCAACCAGAGGGCCAGTGTCATCTCCATCTAAAACTCCAGGAATCTCATCTGCTGGTACCAGACCAAGGAATCGAAAATCCCAGTCAACAGTATCGCTTCCTCGATCAAATGCTAAAGTTGAAAGATCCCAGCCACAGCATAGAATTGTAAAGGAAACACGAGCTGATGCTAACAAGAGCTTAAAGGGGGTAAAAGAGAAGAGGCAGCAAACTGTAACAAAAAgtggaaaaacaacaaaaacaaaagctgCAGCAGTTCTTGAAGATGGTTCTGCCATGGTTCCATCAAAGCCTAGTTTCTATAATAAGGTTACCAAAAAAAGCACTGTTGTTCCAGTGGAATCGAAACCCTTCCTCCGCAAGGGATCTAGAAGTGGCCCTCCCATTGTGAACAAGACAAAAGATTCTTCCCAGCCGGGGGAGTCTTCTGTAAACTGTGGGAGTATGTCAGAAAGTCAAGAGAATGAGGTGATTGTTAATGCTTCTGTTGAGGTTAGTGAGCATAAAGATCAGGATAATGTGGCAGAGAGTCATTTTGGTGCTGCTATGGATTCAGAAACAGTGGGAAATAGCCATCAGAATTCAGGTGAGGTGGAGAACTTCAAAGAGCTTGCCACTGATGTTGATGATGGCTTCAAAGATACAGTTCAATCTTCAGCAAACTTTCAGTCCGAAGAAGACTCAGTTATCTCTCCCAGTGCATGGGTGGAAATAGAAGAGCAAAAGGACCTGCCTAGCATACATGGAGATGCCACAACTCAACTTAGCCCTCCAGTCCGTGCTGCACCTGTGGGATTTCCTAGTCAAGGTGTTCGTCATTCTCTTTCTCAGATGCTGCAAGAAGACAACAACAGTGAACCTGATATTGTCGAGTGGGGAAATGCTGAAAATCCTCCTTCAGTGGTCTACCAAAAAGATGCTCCAAAGGggttgaagaggcttttgaagtTTGCTAGGAAGAGTAAAGGAGATGCAAATATGACAGGTTGGTCTAGCCCATCTGTTTATTCTGAAGGAGAGGATGATGGTGAGGAATCTAAAGCTATCAATAAGAGAAACACTGACAATCTTCTGAGAAAGGCAGCCCATCATTCAAAGGACAGCGGGCAGCAACAGACTTCTTTCTTTGAAGGATATGACAGAAATGTGAATGCCCATGAACTTCTGCTGG CTCAATCAAACATAAGCAAATTCAATGCCCAGAGTTCACATCAGTTGCACAAGGGCAATGTATCAACTGCAACCTCTACAACTAAAG CAACAAGGTCATTCTTCTCTCTTTCAGCATTTAGGGGCAGCAAACCAAATGAGACCAAGTTCCATTGA
- the LOC133668068 gene encoding pheophytinase, chloroplastic, translating to MGFSALAVAAELPLHYSSVNKNGERFLCQQRKHGHIRYCKKPVSCNIKSNITAAATSGNNTATTGATSSSSCGGKVLEIKEIRERCTKWLWKGQFSINYFVSCNSDSQSNPGPPLLLVHGFGASIPHWRRNIDTLAKNYTVYAIDLLGFGASDKPEGFSYTMEAWAQLILDFLDEVIQKPTVLIGNSVGSLACVIAASDSSQTLVRGLVLLNCSGGMNNKAIVDDWRIKLLLPLLWLIDFLLKQRAIASSIFERVKQRDTLRNILLSVYGNKESVDEDLVEIIRGPACDEGALDAFVSIVTGPPGPNPVTLMPGISIPILVLWGDQDPFTPIDGPVGKYFSSLPSQLPNVRLCMLEGVGHCPHDDKPDLVHDNLLPWLAHLAAS from the exons ATGGGCTTCTCGGCACTAGCAGTAGCTGCTGAGCTTCCCCTTCATTATTCATCAGTAAATAAAAATGGGGAACGTTTTCTGTGTCAGCAAAGGAAACATGGCCACATTCGTTATTGCAAGAAGCCCGTCTCTTGCAACATCAAGTCTAACATCACTGCTGCTGCCACCAGCGGTAATAATACTGCTACTACTGGTGCCACCTCATCCTCTTCTTGTGGTGGAAAAGTCTTGGAGATTAAAGAGATAAGGGAAAGGTGCACGAAGTGGTTGTGGAAGGGGCAGTTCTCCATCAATTACTTTGTTTCTTGTAATTCTGATTCACAGTCAAACCCTGgacctcctcttcttcttgttcatgGCTTCGGTGCCTCCATTCCTCACTGGCGCAG GAATATCGATACACTGGCAAAAAATTATACAGTCTATGCCATCGACCTTCTGGGATTTGGTGCTTCGGATAAGCCAGAAGGCTTTTCATATACCATGGAAGCATGGGCTCAG ttaattttagatttcttGGATGAAGTTATTCAGAAGCCAACTGTGCTGATAGGGAACTCTGTTGGGAGTTTAGCTTGCGTAATTGCAGCCTCAG ATTCTAGTCAAACTCTGGTTCGAGGGCTTGTGCTGCTGAATTGCTCTGGTGGCATGAACAACAAGGCGATTGTTGATGATTGGAGGATCAAGCTGTTGCTGCCTCTGCTTTGGTTAATTGATTTTCTGCTGAAGCAAAGGGCAATTGCATCGTCGATCTTTGAGCGTGTCAAACAGAG AGATACTCTGAGGAACATTTTATTGTCTGTTTATGGAAATAAGGAATCCGTGGATGAAGACCTTGTAGAG ATTATCAGAGGACCAGCATGTGATGAAGGGGCACTCGATGCTTTTGTTTCAATTGTGACAGGGCCACCAGGGCCGAACCCAGTGACACTGATGCCTGGAATTTCCATACCTATTCTAGTTCTTTGGGGCGATCAAGATCCGTTCACGCCTATTGATGGACCTGTTGGCAAATATTTCTCTTCCTTGCCTTCTCAGCTTCCAAATGTGAGACTTTGTATGCTGGAAGGCGTTGGACACTGTCCTCATGATGACAAACCAGACTTGGTCCATGACAATTTGCTTCCTTGGTTGGCTCATCTTGCTGCTTCATGA
- the LOC133668201 gene encoding uncharacterized protein LOC133668201 isoform X1, whose product MAVSAHSLLKSMLLLRLPITTNTIVPTRISRPSSSPLNLISCHYLNASNRTKSRHFHSPTLYTRTAETPKKHLICFNYNTSASHGNVTNYLELTDDELMRQCEMDTFKASGPGGQHRNKRESAVRLKHLPTGIIAQAVEDRSQHMNRASALKRLRALLAIRVRNSLDIDSYTPPLELLQILPLKSTIRGSDCGPQIGPKNPKFILGMQALLDLIFAVDGSISEAGKLLGLSTGALSRLILSDDSLRMAVNDLRNSKGLKPLR is encoded by the exons ATGGCAGTGTCAGCTCATTCGCTACTAAAATCAATGCTTCTCCTCAGACTTCCAATCACAACCAACACCATTGTTCCTACCCGCATATCTCgtccatcttcttctcctttaaatttgatctcttgcCATTATCTCAACGCTTCTAACAGAACCAAATCAAGACATTTTCATTCACCAACCTTGTACACAAGAACTGCAGAAACCccaaaaaaacacttaatttgCTTCAATTATAACACTTCTGCAAGTCATGGTAATGTTACAAACTACTTAGAATTGACAGATGATGAACTGATGAGACAGTGTGAGATGGACACGTTCAAGGCCTCAGGCCCAGGTGGTCAGCACCGTAACAAGCGTGAGTCTGCTGTCCGTCTCAAGCACCTTCCTACTGGGATTATTGCTCAG GCTGTTGAGGACCGATCACAGCATATGAATCGTGCTTCGGCTTTGAAACGCCTGCGCGCTCTATTAGCTATCAGAG TTAGGAACAGTTTGGATATTGATTCGTATACACCTCCATTGGAACTGCTTCAAATTCTTCCTCTTAAATCAACAATCAGAGGATCAGATTGTGGTCCACAAATTGGACCCAAGAATCCTAAATTTATCTTG GGAATGCAAGCGTTGCTGGATCTAATCTTTGCTGTTGACGGCTCTATATCGGAAGCAGGGAAATTACTAGG GTTAAGCACAGGGGCTCTGTCACGTTTGATACTATCAGATGATTCTCTTAGGATGGCAGTGAATGATTTGAGGAATTCGAAG
- the LOC133668201 gene encoding uncharacterized protein LOC133668201 isoform X2 — MAVSAHSLLKSMLLLRLPITTNTIVPTRISRPSSSPLNLISCHYLNASNRTKSRHFHSPTLYTRTAETPKKHLICFNYNTSASHGNVTNYLELTDDELMRQCEMDTFKASGPGGQHRNKRESAVRLKHLPTGIIAQAVEDRSQHMNRASALKRLRALLAIRVRNSLDIDSYTPPLELLQILPLKSTIRGSDCGPQIGPKNPKFILGMQALLDLIFAVDGSISEAGKLLGLSTGALSRLILSDDSLRMAVNDLRNSKV; from the exons ATGGCAGTGTCAGCTCATTCGCTACTAAAATCAATGCTTCTCCTCAGACTTCCAATCACAACCAACACCATTGTTCCTACCCGCATATCTCgtccatcttcttctcctttaaatttgatctcttgcCATTATCTCAACGCTTCTAACAGAACCAAATCAAGACATTTTCATTCACCAACCTTGTACACAAGAACTGCAGAAACCccaaaaaaacacttaatttgCTTCAATTATAACACTTCTGCAAGTCATGGTAATGTTACAAACTACTTAGAATTGACAGATGATGAACTGATGAGACAGTGTGAGATGGACACGTTCAAGGCCTCAGGCCCAGGTGGTCAGCACCGTAACAAGCGTGAGTCTGCTGTCCGTCTCAAGCACCTTCCTACTGGGATTATTGCTCAG GCTGTTGAGGACCGATCACAGCATATGAATCGTGCTTCGGCTTTGAAACGCCTGCGCGCTCTATTAGCTATCAGAG TTAGGAACAGTTTGGATATTGATTCGTATACACCTCCATTGGAACTGCTTCAAATTCTTCCTCTTAAATCAACAATCAGAGGATCAGATTGTGGTCCACAAATTGGACCCAAGAATCCTAAATTTATCTTG GGAATGCAAGCGTTGCTGGATCTAATCTTTGCTGTTGACGGCTCTATATCGGAAGCAGGGAAATTACTAGG GTTAAGCACAGGGGCTCTGTCACGTTTGATACTATCAGATGATTCTCTTAGGATGGCAGTGAATGATTTGAGGAATTCGAAGGTATAG